CGGCGCATCTGCAGTCATTAGAACCTTTCCCGGAGAAACTGCCAGGCAATTTGTCGTACGTTCCGGGTCATCCGGATCTGTGTAGATCAGCTTAATGCCCCTTGCACGAAGCTCCTCGAGAAACCAGTGAGGCAGGCGTGCAGGCTCGACAAGTGCGGTATTTTCATCAATGAGTACATACATTTCGTCCAAATGGATCCGGTCAGCGGGAACATCAATGACGATTAGATCAATTCCCTGCCATGAAAGAATCTGCCTTAATTGATCTATGCCCGATTGGTTGATTCTGATGGACCGGCCGATAATCGCAGTTTTTGAATCCAGCATGGCAAAACTGCCGCCTTCGACGAATCCATCGCCTTGAATTGTTGCGAGAACAGGCATTCCGAGTTTCGCAAAGGTTTGGTAAGCTGCTTTTTCCTCTCCTTGTCTCATTCGGAGAGCAAATCTGGTCAAAATAACCCCTCCAGGTACGACTAGGCCGATATCTCTTGTATAAATCGATTTCGTATGTAAAGGAGACGTAAAATCCAAATCTACCACCTCTGCTCCGCAAGCTTCCAGCGTTTTTCTCAGCTGATCATGCTGGGCTTGCAACAGATCTGTATTGATCGGCTCTTTTCCATTTAGATAGCTGACGATTTGATTGTTTTCATCCCGCAATACAAGTGCATCCACACTTTCTTCATAGGTCATCTGTTTCAAGAGTGCAAGTTCGTTCCCCGGGCGGTGCAAAAGGACTTTTTTAATCTGTCCGACATAGGAAGAAGCTCCCCATTTCTCCCCCCAAACGGTGTGAAGTGTATTCGGTTCTTTAAATGATTCAGTCAGTAAACTTTCTGCTAAAAATTCTTGTGTTGGAAATGGCATTTTTTTCTCCCTTTCTGATTCGTTATAGTGCTTCTTTACTCTCGTTTTGTCCTTTCTCTTGAAAGTATTGTGTTCTGCCTTTTTTATCCGGATACAGATAAGAAAAAGCAATGATCTGATCAAGCTGGCGGCAAGCCCGTATAAAATCGGATCAGTAGATGTCGTTCCTTTGAAAAAAAGTCCCCCAATTATGACAACCGTACTAACCAACATTGAGATAAAGGCTGCTTTTGCTGATGCTCGCTTCCAGAAGAAGCCAAGGATAATCGGAAAGAACATAGCTCCTGATAAAATGGCATACGCGATATCCAATGCGATCAGCACATCTTGTATCCAAATTGAGCAAATAATTATCAATATCCCGACAATCAACGTAATCAGACGAGAAAGAAACAGAATTTTTTGTCCGCCAATAAGCGGTTTTAGAATATCGTTGACAATTAACGTTGATGAAGCAAGCAGTGTTCCAGAGGCAGTCGACATAAGTGCAGATAGGACTGCTGTCAAAACAAGTCCCATAAAACCAGGTGGGAGAACGTTTAGCGCCATGTGGGCAAATACGCTTTGTGAATCGTCAAGATTAGGAAATGCCACGTAGGCACACATTCCGATTATAGCCACGGCTACTGCGTAAAAAATACTGTAGATACCGGCACCAATTCCGCCCGCTTTTGAAATCCGCAAATTTCTCGCAGTAAATGTTCTTTGCCATAAATCCTGTCCAACAAGCATCCCTAGAGTATAAAGAAGGAAGTACTGAAAAATTGTCGGCCAGCCAATGTTCGTCCAATCCATATAAGCCTCAGGGATTGCTTCAGTCAGGCCATCCCAGCCTCCTGCTTGAGATAAGCTGAATGGCAGCATAATAAAAAAGATTCCGACAGTCATAATACAAAACTGTATAACATCGGTCATTGTAATCGACCACATGCCTCCTAACATCGTATATACGAGAACAATTCCGCCGCTTAATAGAATAGAGGGAACCATTCCCCAGCCAAGAAAAACATTTAATATCGTTCCCATCCCAATAACTTGAGTGATCACAAGCATCGCTGTATAAATACAAGCCACAATTGCGCTGAGAACCCTCGTTTCTCCATTGTATCTGCGAAAAAGCATTTCACTGATCGTCAGCACCTTCATGCCAAAAAGCTTGTTTGATAGAAAGTAAGCAAGACACAGGGTACCCAGTCCAATCATAATCACCAGCCACGCGTCAGAAATGCCTAAAGTATAACCGAGCTTGGCTGTTCCGATCGTAGAGGCTCCTCCCAGAATGACTGCCGATAAACAAGAAAGATACATAAAAAATCCTAAATTTCGTTCAGCGACGGCATAGGTTTCCGATGTTTTAATTTTTCTTGTCCCTATAACGCCCACTCCTACAATAACTAAAAAGTAGAATATTATTAACACGACATCGAGTGTACTCATCGTATCCCTCCCTTTCGTTAATTATTATCAATCTATCATTTATCAAACTTTTTAGAAAATTGAAGGAATTAATGATGATAATAGGGATATTCTATGTTATATTTCCTAACAGCAGTTTTGCATTAACCAGTATACCTCTATATCATTAGTTGATTAATCAATAGGGATGGAGAGAGTTCAATGGAATTACGTCAATTGAAAACATTTCAAGTTGCTGCGGAAAATTTAAATTTTACCAAAACGGCTCAAGCTTTAAATTTTACTCAGCCAACAGTTAGCTCACAAATCCAAGTCCTGGAACAAGAATTAAACCAACAGCTATTTTTTCGTATTGGAAAAAAGTTAATTCTGACTCCAGCAGGAAAACTATTAAAAACGCATAGCGACCAGATCTTTTCCCACGTGGAAAAGATAGAAACCGAATTCCTCAATTTGTCCCAGCCGAACTCCAAGCTAGTGATAGCAGCAGCGGAAGTTTACTGTTCGAATTACTTACTGCCAATTACAACAGAATACTTAAAAAATTTTCCCAAGGCTGAGATCCAGCTGCTCACAAGATCGACTAATGACGTGATAAAGGGCTTATTAAACAGCGAGTATGATATCGGAGTGATTGCCGGTGAGGTGAGCGAAAAGGGGCTAAGAAACTTGCTTCTTGAGGAAGAGGAAATGCTTCTAGTTGTCAGCATGACTCTTTATGATAAATATGGATTAAATCACCTTTTATCCGAGCTGCCTTTTCTTGAACATCGAATAAGCGGCTACTTTCAAGACATGCTAAACAGATATATTAACAGGCTTCCGTTTCTTCCGAAGCATACGATTCTAGTGGAGAGTGAAAAAGCGATCAAGCAGGGGATTTTGAACCAAATGGGACTAGGAGTGATGACAAGCAGCTTTGTAAAACAAGAACTTCAAGAAAATAAGCTTGTTGCCATTCGTTTATTCGACGAAAAAGTCACGGTAAAAACCTCCTTGATCACGCTTGAAGACAAACGCGAAATAAATACGATTAAATCCTTCAGCCATATGACTCAAATGCTATGGAATAACATCCATGAGCTGGAGTCAATAAATAGATGAAGGTGGCTGCATTAAATAAACTGCTGCCACCTTTTTGTAACGGCAAATTCTCGAATACTAGATCCGATTCGTTCCATATCAATGTATACAGTGCCGGTTTTCCTTTTTCCAAATCGATAGACCTATTCCTCTTTCTCATCACGGTCTCGAAACACAATCGCACCTCTTTCATACTCCACATCTTTTACATGTAATCTGAAATTGATAACTCGTGCGACGGCAAACAAGTAGTCGGAAAGCCTGTTGATATATTTTAAGGTAACACTAGGAATTTCTTCGCTATTCATCAGCCTGACGATTTGCCTTTCCGCTCTTCTTGCAATCGTTCTGGCAGCGTGAACATAGGCGGAAGCTTTTGAGCCTCCGGGCAAAATAAACCGTTCCAGCGGAGGTGCCTCTTTTGTATACTCATCAATACGCTGTTCCAGGAATTCCACGTATTCTTCCTTCAGCATTCCTTCTTTTGTTTTTGAAACGTTGGCTAACTCTCCTCCGCAATCAAACAGCTCAAGCTGGATTTTAAAGAGTTCTTCCTTAATCTCGCTCGTGATTTTATTCTCTAGCTCAGCCGCTGCCAGCCCGATAAAACTATTTAGCTCGTCTATCGTTCCATAGCTTTCGACTCTGATGTCATCCTTCGAGACTCTTCCGCCAATAAGACTCGTTTGTCCTTGGTCTCCCGTTCGAGTGTAAAGTTTCATTCCTGCACTCCTTCATAAAAATTTAATATTGTTATTATCCCGTCTCAAGGATAAATGATTAGCCATATATACTTTTACTCTATATAAATAATAGTTGCATGAACTTGGATAATAACTAGTGCAAATAGGTCTATTATAACGTTTATAGAGTAGTTCTATTTTGTTCTTTTGAATTTTATCTTTGTATTCACAGAATTATATTGATATAAAAAAGAATCGAGTCGGTTTATCCGACCATCATTTGATTTTATACACCCATTTCTAAATTTGAGCGTTACATTTAAACGATTCTGGCGTGAAGCCACCCACTTGAAGCTCAACAGAAAATAGGCTTCCCGCATGCGGATTATCCCCTCTTTCTTTCTCAGATAAAGGAATGGAAGCCGTCGTAATGAATAAGGTTTTCATATTCGTTCCTCCGAAAGCGCAGCATGTGACATGTGGAACCGGAAGATAAATGGTATCGATCCATTCTTTTTTGCCGGGGTCGATCTTCACTGCTTTCCCGCCGCCAAAAAGAGCGACCCAGAGATTCCCTTCTTGATCGATCGTCATTCCGTCAGGGTATCCGGCATCCTCCTCGAAACGATATACAACTTCTTGATTCGAAAGGTTACCTGTTTCAGGATCATATTGAAACTGCTTGATTTCCATTGTGGGAGTATCTATATAATAAAATACATGTTTTTCCCGGTCCCAGTCTAATCCGTTTGAGATACTTACCGGCTCAATTATAGTCGTGAGCTGTAAGTCTTTTTCCAAACGATAGAAGGCACCTTTTTCTTTTTTCCCTTCCATACTCATCGTACCGGCCCACAAACGTCCTGCAGGATCGCATTTCCCATCATTAAACCGCAGTGAATGTTCCATCTGTTCCGGCTTTTTTAAAAGCGTCAACTGCTTCTGCACTAAATCAAATAAGTAGAACCCATCTTTCATTACGAGTACAAGCTTGTCTTTTTGATATCTTGAGATTGCTGTGACAAAGGAATTAAAGCGGTGTATTACATCTTCATTTGTTTCCGGATCAAAGACGTGAAGCTCCCCTCTCAATATATCCGTCCAATACAGTTTGGAAGAATCCGGATCCCATACTGGCCCTTCTCCAAGAAGAGCTCTCGCATCAAATGTCAAAGTCGCATCCATATTTTCACCTCTAGTTCATCTTTTCTTCAATCAGCTGGAGTTACAACATATAGAATATGCCAGTGAAGGCGGTTGCAACTGAACGCACTGCGTAATTCACCTTTGTACATTACATCCCCCACCTGCTTCCTTAGATTTTCAAAATCACCTGAGGCGGGGGTCTTACAGCCCGGGATAATTGAGAGGTTTCCCATTCAAAGCTTATTCAATATTCAATCACTTATTCTTATTGAACTGCATAATGATGGAGGTTCCTGCTCCTTCCTTGCTTTCCACATTAATCGTTCCATTATGGATATGGACGAGCTCTTTTGTAATAGCAAGCCCAAGTCCAGAACCAACTGACGGGTCCTTCGTATTTGTCCCCTTATAATAACGATTGAACAAATTAGCGACATGCTCCTGCGACATTCCTTTTCCGTTATCTTTAATAATTAACGTAATGTCATCCATATCTTCGTGGAGAATCACCGAAATGCGTGTTCCCAGATCATTATGTTTTACCCCATTGGCAACCAGGTTATCTATAATCCGCTTAAACCAAGCCTGATCTATCGAGAAAACGACTTTTTCTTTGTTGTGATGGAAATGCAAATAAAACTCATCCAGGAAAGGCGTCCTCTCGTAATGCTCAATTAATTCTTTTAAAAAAAAGACGAGATCGGTTTTCTCTCGATCAACTGGAATCGCATCATTTTTTAATCTATAGGTTAAATTTAAATCCTCGATTAATTCGGACATATATTCCGATTTTTCCCGCATGACTTGGCCCATTTCCCGGACCTCGTCCTTCGACCATTCGTATTGGTCGGATTCTAGCATCATCGCATTTCCATAAATTGTGCTGAGCGGCGTCTTTAAATCATGGGACAGACCGGCGATCCATTCCTCTCGAGTAGTTTGTATTTTATTCCGGTTTTTTTCATTGGTTTCAAGCGTTGCTGTCAGCTTTTCAAGCGACACGATAACCTCGTTGAAAAGCCGGTATGGCTGCTTCACTTTTCCGTTCTTCTTTTTGCTCACCGGCCTCCCTTTCCGATTCAGGGGCTCGTAAAAGTTTCCTTTAGCTAAATTGTATACCCAGCGAATCGTATGAAAAATGGGCGCTCCAAAACGGAAGGAATACCATAAAGCGAACAAAACTATGACGAAAAATAAGAAACAGATAATAATAAGAAAATTCTTTAATGCAGAAAACGAAAGGATCCGATTAAAATCATCATCGGGAAAATAGGACAGGTTGGGAACGGCAGTAACCATCACGCTGCCATTATCCAACGTTTCATAAGATATTTCATTCTTATAATTCCAAGGCTTAGAAGTATAGGAAAGCAAATCAATTTCTCGTATCCCTTTTTTCAAATTCGCGCTTCCATTAATATCATCAATATACTTGCCATTTTGATCAAAAAGATAGACAGAGCCTTTTAAATCCTTTATATACACAAGGGTGGAAGGATCAAATGAATCTAAGGACGTGCGGGATTTTTCATGTTCTTTAATATAATTTAATATGAACTCACTTTTAGGTTCTTTCCCGTAAAGCACGATATATTCATTATCGGAGATGGAAGCAGACCAATAATATATTTTTGCGCCATTTAATTTTTCCTTTTGATAAATAGTGTTCAAATCTTCATTACTAATCGTTTTTGGAAGATTTCCTTTTTTCCCGTAAGAATAAACGATCTCCTGGTTTTTATTTAAAAGAACCAGAAAGCCTTCTTCCTTGTCGACAATTTCTTTTAAAACGGGCGTAACATGAAAGGATTCCTCCTGATCTTTTTCAATCCACATCTCAAAAGATTCAGGGGTGGCTCGCGTCAAGCCGCTTCTTGTATCATTTTCAATTATGTCCAATACAAATCTCGTTGTTGCAAATGCCAAAACGAAGCCGACTACCACCAACATTAAAAATACTTGGCCAATAATTAAAAATACTAGCTTTGTTCTTAGTTTCATAGGGATTAATTCTGCTTTCTTTTCGGAATAAATTTGTATCCAAGCCCTCTGACAGTAACGATATATTTCGGATCACTGGCATTGACCTCTATTTTCTCCCTTAGCTTCCTTATATGAACCATCACTGTATTATTGTCGCCATAGGAAGGCGATCCCCATACTCTTTCATAAAGCTGATCCTTAGATAAGACACGATTCGGATGATCACAAAAATACTGCAGGAGCTGTAACAGCTGGGCAGAGCAGCCGACTGATTCACCAGCGACGATGAGCTCGGCGGAATCTGGCTTTAATATAAAGTGATCATATGAATATAAATCATCATCTGGAACTTGTCGCGGTTCTTCTTGAATTGTTATATACGTCCGTTTCAAATGGGCTTTGATTCTTGCTACCAGTTCCAATGGATTAAAAGGTTTTGTTATGTAATCATCCGCTCCATACGCAAATCCAGACAGCTTGTCTAGATCTGATGTCTTTGCTGTTAAAAAAAAGATTGGTGCCTTCGTATGCTGGCGGATCTGCGGACAAATCTCAAAACCTGATTGCCCAGGCATCATCACGTCGAGCAGAATCAAATCCACTTTCTTTGCTTTAACAATTTCCAAAGCATCTACAGCATTCACAGCACTAATGACTTGCTCGAACCCTTCTTTTTTTAAAACACGCTCTACCATTTGTACGATAGCTTCTTCGTCATCGACGATTAGAATTCGTGCATTTTCCATTGTATTCTTTCCTTTCTATCATGTTCCATGTATCAATCATACCATTGAACGTATCCTTGTCACGAACCTAAATCTTATTTAAGGAAACTTTAAAGCAAACTTCAGCTACGGGTAAATCCTATTCGCTATGATAAGTACAACACATGTAATAGAGGAGGTGTACGAATGACAATCATCAAGACTCAGTATCTTACCAAATTTTATCAGAGTAAAGCCGCAGTAAGCGATGTCACTTTCTCAGTATCCAAAGGTGGTACTTATGGAATTTGCGGAAACCGCGGAGCGGGAAAATCGACATTATTGAATCTTCTTGCCGGCTCTTCTTCTCCAAGCTCAGGAGAGGTTTTCCTTTTTAATAAGCCGTCCGGGGATAAAAGTGTCCAGCAAAGGCTCGGAGTCTATAACGAACATTCTGAAATTCATCACCATTTAACGGGAATGAATCATTTGTTGAATTTTTCATCTCGGCAAAAGAAGCGTGCCAGCGAAGATAAATGCTTAGAACTATTGCGGGCTGTCAATCTTTACGATGCGGCATACGTGAAGGTTGATAAATATACGAGGGATATGCAAAAGAGGCTGCTACTAGTACAATCCATCGTACACGATCCGGAGGTGCTTCTCTTTGATGAACCGACACAGGGTCTTGGCGACACTTCAGTTCGTTATATTCACCAATTCATTGAGGAGCTGAAATTGCAAGGAAAAACGATTATTATGGCCTTTGAAAAATTAGATGAACTTGCCAATCTTTGTACAACCATTTCGCTTATGCAAAATGGAAGGATGATAAAAGAGGGAAGCAAAGAAGACCTATATGCAGCATACGGGCATTCCATTACAGCCTCATTTAAGCTATCCAAAGTAACAAATAAAGAAAAACAAACTTTGATCCCGCTGATTTCCCAATTTGCTGAAATTCTTTACTGGACAAATCACGCGCTTTCCATTTCGATCCAATACGATTACTACATTCCCGTAGTAGTCAGAGCGTTAGTTAATGAAAGAATTGATGTTTTTCGGATAGAGGTTGATGAGCCTGATTTGGATGACCTTCTTTACGGAAGCAAGCGCACTTAAATAGATTCTGCCGATTTTCGCAAAACAAAAAACGCTGAAACCTCAGCGTTTTTTGTGAAAATTATATTATTATTTTGCTGCGAATTTTTTTACCGCAAATGGATAAATGATGACTCCGGCTAAAAATAAGCCGACTCCAAGTCCAAAGGTAATCATATCTGCAGTTCCTGTCGCAATGACCCATAAGGAATAAACGATTGCCAATAAGGCAATAGCGCCATCTTTTATTCGGGAGCCTTCCAGCTCGGAATAGGTTTCACCTTTAAACACGATCTTTAGAAAGTAGATGGCCGAAACCAAGTAAGGTATTAAATACGCAAGCGTTGCCGAGGTCGTTAAAAAATCAAATGCCTGGCTGATCGTGCCGGAAATCGTTGAAAAAATAAAAATTTGCGACATCAAATTCGTGATCAGCAAGGAGTTAGCAGGGCTCCCCTTTCGGTTCACTTTAGCAAAAAAAGTTGGAAAGTCCCCTGCTTTTGCAGATTGATAAGGCAACTCGGAACTGAGCAAGATCCATCCTAACATGGAACCCGCCAGACACATAATGGCCAAGATTCCCATTATGACTCCCCCTAAGCTCCCGATCAGAACTGCCAACACATCTACGAACGGCTTATCAGAAGCCCGAAGGACCTCGACCGGCAAAGCCCCCATTGTAATAAGTGTGATGATAAGATAAATGCAAAGAGCAATAATAAGTCCGGTAACAGTAGCACGCTTTACATCA
This window of the Bacillus gobiensis genome carries:
- a CDS encoding LysR family transcriptional regulator; the protein is MELRQLKTFQVAAENLNFTKTAQALNFTQPTVSSQIQVLEQELNQQLFFRIGKKLILTPAGKLLKTHSDQIFSHVEKIETEFLNLSQPNSKLVIAAAEVYCSNYLLPITTEYLKNFPKAEIQLLTRSTNDVIKGLLNSEYDIGVIAGEVSEKGLRNLLLEEEEMLLVVSMTLYDKYGLNHLLSELPFLEHRISGYFQDMLNRYINRLPFLPKHTILVESEKAIKQGILNQMGLGVMTSSFVKQELQENKLVAIRLFDEKVTVKTSLITLEDKREINTIKSFSHMTQMLWNNIHELESINR
- a CDS encoding cob(I)yrinic acid a,c-diamide adenosyltransferase — protein: MKLYTRTGDQGQTSLIGGRVSKDDIRVESYGTIDELNSFIGLAAAELENKITSEIKEELFKIQLELFDCGGELANVSKTKEGMLKEEYVEFLEQRIDEYTKEAPPLERFILPGGSKASAYVHAARTIARRAERQIVRLMNSEEIPSVTLKYINRLSDYLFAVARVINFRLHVKDVEYERGAIVFRDRDEKEE
- a CDS encoding HAMP domain-containing sensor histidine kinase, with amino-acid sequence MKLRTKLVFLIIGQVFLMLVVVGFVLAFATTRFVLDIIENDTRSGLTRATPESFEMWIEKDQEESFHVTPVLKEIVDKEEGFLVLLNKNQEIVYSYGKKGNLPKTISNEDLNTIYQKEKLNGAKIYYWSASISDNEYIVLYGKEPKSEFILNYIKEHEKSRTSLDSFDPSTLVYIKDLKGSVYLFDQNGKYIDDINGSANLKKGIREIDLLSYTSKPWNYKNEISYETLDNGSVMVTAVPNLSYFPDDDFNRILSFSALKNFLIIICFLFFVIVLFALWYSFRFGAPIFHTIRWVYNLAKGNFYEPLNRKGRPVSKKKNGKVKQPYRLFNEVIVSLEKLTATLETNEKNRNKIQTTREEWIAGLSHDLKTPLSTIYGNAMMLESDQYEWSKDEVREMGQVMREKSEYMSELIEDLNLTYRLKNDAIPVDREKTDLVFFLKELIEHYERTPFLDEFYLHFHHNKEKVVFSIDQAWFKRIIDNLVANGVKHNDLGTRISVILHEDMDDITLIIKDNGKGMSQEHVANLFNRYYKGTNTKDPSVGSGLGLAITKELVHIHNGTINVESKEGAGTSIIMQFNKNK
- a CDS encoding ATP-binding cassette domain-containing protein, with the protein product MTIIKTQYLTKFYQSKAAVSDVTFSVSKGGTYGICGNRGAGKSTLLNLLAGSSSPSSGEVFLFNKPSGDKSVQQRLGVYNEHSEIHHHLTGMNHLLNFSSRQKKRASEDKCLELLRAVNLYDAAYVKVDKYTRDMQKRLLLVQSIVHDPEVLLFDEPTQGLGDTSVRYIHQFIEELKLQGKTIIMAFEKLDELANLCTTISLMQNGRMIKEGSKEDLYAAYGHSITASFKLSKVTNKEKQTLIPLISQFAEILYWTNHALSISIQYDYYIPVVVRALVNERIDVFRIEVDEPDLDDLLYGSKRT
- a CDS encoding response regulator transcription factor, whose protein sequence is MENARILIVDDEEAIVQMVERVLKKEGFEQVISAVNAVDALEIVKAKKVDLILLDVMMPGQSGFEICPQIRQHTKAPIFFLTAKTSDLDKLSGFAYGADDYITKPFNPLELVARIKAHLKRTYITIQEEPRQVPDDDLYSYDHFILKPDSAELIVAGESVGCSAQLLQLLQYFCDHPNRVLSKDQLYERVWGSPSYGDNNTVMVHIRKLREKIEVNASDPKYIVTVRGLGYKFIPKRKQN
- a CDS encoding SMP-30/gluconolactonase/LRE family protein; its protein translation is MDATLTFDARALLGEGPVWDPDSSKLYWTDILRGELHVFDPETNEDVIHRFNSFVTAISRYQKDKLVLVMKDGFYLFDLVQKQLTLLKKPEQMEHSLRFNDGKCDPAGRLWAGTMSMEGKKEKGAFYRLEKDLQLTTIIEPVSISNGLDWDREKHVFYYIDTPTMEIKQFQYDPETGNLSNQEVVYRFEEDAGYPDGMTIDQEGNLWVALFGGGKAVKIDPGKKEWIDTIYLPVPHVTCCAFGGTNMKTLFITTASIPLSEKERGDNPHAGSLFSVELQVGGFTPESFKCNAQI
- a CDS encoding sodium:solute symporter family transporter, translated to MSTLDVVLIIFYFLVIVGVGVIGTRKIKTSETYAVAERNLGFFMYLSCLSAVILGGASTIGTAKLGYTLGISDAWLVIMIGLGTLCLAYFLSNKLFGMKVLTISEMLFRRYNGETRVLSAIVACIYTAMLVITQVIGMGTILNVFLGWGMVPSILLSGGIVLVYTMLGGMWSITMTDVIQFCIMTVGIFFIMLPFSLSQAGGWDGLTEAIPEAYMDWTNIGWPTIFQYFLLYTLGMLVGQDLWQRTFTARNLRISKAGGIGAGIYSIFYAVAVAIIGMCAYVAFPNLDDSQSVFAHMALNVLPPGFMGLVLTAVLSALMSTASGTLLASSTLIVNDILKPLIGGQKILFLSRLITLIVGILIIICSIWIQDVLIALDIAYAILSGAMFFPIILGFFWKRASAKAAFISMLVSTVVIIGGLFFKGTTSTDPILYGLAASLIRSLLFLICIRIKKAEHNTFKRKDKTRVKKHYNESEREKKMPFPTQEFLAESLLTESFKEPNTLHTVWGEKWGASSYVGQIKKVLLHRPGNELALLKQMTYEESVDALVLRDENNQIVSYLNGKEPINTDLLQAQHDQLRKTLEACGAEVVDLDFTSPLHTKSIYTRDIGLVVPGGVILTRFALRMRQGEEKAAYQTFAKLGMPVLATIQGDGFVEGGSFAMLDSKTAIIGRSIRINQSGIDQLRQILSWQGIDLIVIDVPADRIHLDEMYVLIDENTALVEPARLPHWFLEELRARGIKLIYTDPDDPERTTNCLAVSPGKVLMTADAPRTADILSENGIEVLPVDISEIRKMGGGIHCSTLPLIREDES